The DNA window CAAGCTGAAGACCTACAAGAGCGCGTGGGAGACGAGCCTGCGGAGCCTCGCGGGCGAGAACCTCGACCGCTTCATCGCCGCCAGCGCCGACTGGAAGGAGCGGACGCAGCCCGAGCGGGTCGCCGCGCTCGACGCCGCCGGCACCCGAGCGCTCGCCCGGGCGCTGCTCACCGATCTCACGGCGTACACGGACGGCGATGCGACGACCGCCCGGCGCCTCGCGGTGCTGCGCAAGAAGACGGAGGTGGCGGAGGCCGCCTCGTACCGGATGGAGGTGCGGCTCGGGGTGGTGCTCCGCATGCGCGCGATTCTCACCGCCGTCGCCGGCCGCGTCTATCTGGCGACGCACGGCACGCCGGAGGAACGCGCGGCGTACGAGGCGCTCGTCCGCTGCGAGAACCTCGATCTGGGTCCCGGGGAGGGCCCCCTGCCGCTCGTCACCGCCGCGGTCGCCGAGCCGTTCCCTCCCTACGAGGACGACGTCCGGCTGGCGGCCAAGGTGCTTCCCGCCTGGATGGGCATCCGCTTCAAGCAGGCCGAGGCGGAGACGCGGGAGCACCACCGCCTGGAGGCCGGAGCCGTCGCCGTGGAGGCGGTCTATCCCGACTCGCCCGCCGAGGCCGCCGGGGTGCAGGTGGGCGACGTCATCCTCGGTCCCCCCGGGGCCCCCTTCAAGGAGAACCAGCAGATCCGCGAGTGGACGATGCTGTCGAAGATCGGCGAGCCGGCGCCGCTCCTCGTGCTGCGCGGCGATCGGCAGCTGCGCGTGACGCTCGCCCCGAAGCCCTACCCGCTGCAGTGGACGACGGCGGCCGGGCCGCCGAAGGTCGACGCGCCCGCGCCGCCGGTCACGCTGACGTCGTACCGCGGGAGCGTCCCTCCCCGGCTCGCCGACGGCAACGCACACCTCCTCTTCTTCTGGGCGACGTACTGCGGCCCCTGCAAGGCGTCGCTGCCGGAGGTGCTCGCCTTCGAGCGCGAGCGGCACACGCAGGTGATCGCCGTCACCGACGAGCTCCGCGAGCAGCTCGACGCCTTCTTCAAGAAGTTCGACCGGCCGTTTCCCGAGACCGTGGCGATGGACGAGTACCGCAAGGCGTTCCTCGCTTTCGGTGTCAGCGGCACGCCGACGTTCGTGCTCCTCGACGGCGCCGGCAAGGTGCGCAGCTATGCGACCGGTTACACGCCGGAGAAGGGGCTGGGCGTCGCGGGGTGGTCGTGGACGAAGCCCGCCCCGGCGGGCGGTTAGCCGGTCAAGCCTCGTTCGCCCATCCCATCTGGACTCGAGTCCAAGAATATGCTTAGACTCGAGTCCAATGCTAGCGCGACGCGAGCAGAACCGGAATCATCAGCGCGCGCGCATCGTGGAGGCGGCGCGGCGCTTGTTCGCGCGGCGCAGCGTCGACGAGGTGACCATGGCCGAGGTGGCGGCCGACGCAGGCGTCGCCCGGGCGACCGTCTTCAACCACTTCGGCTCGAAGCACGCCCTGATGGAGGCGATCACCGAAGACGTCATCGCCCACTACCAGGGAATGCTGCGGAACGCGCTCGCCGACACCACCACCTCCACGCCCGTGCTCGTGCGCGCCTTGTTCGAGCAGATGGGAGCCGGGATCGAGGAGGACCAGCGCTTCTATCGCGGCGTCTTCCGCGAGATCGCGAAGATACGGCTCGGGCTCGACGAAGGAGGGCTCGGCGAGCAGGCCGGCAGGGCGGCGCTCGAGCTCCTCGTGAAGCTCCTCGCCCGCGGCCAGGAGCGGGGAGATCTCAGCCGGGCCCTCCGTGCCGAAGACCTCGCCTCGGCCTTCGACAGCCTGGTCAACGGCACCATCACGCACTGGCTCTACGGCGATGCCGCCGAGCCGCTCAAAGAACGGATGAAACGCGCGGCCGACGTGTTCCTCGGTGCGGCGGCGGTCGGTCCCACGGCGGGCCGCTCGGCCCGGCGACCGACACTCGCCCCGCGACGACCACGACGGCGTGCATGAACTTCCAGGAGGAACGCCCATGGCCACACCCGAACGCGAGCTCGCCCCCGAGGCCCCGATCGCTCCCACGACCGCCGCGCGGACCGGGCTCCCCCCCGGCCCGGCGACGTGGCCACCCCTCCAGATGCTGCGCTACGCGCGGCGGCCCTATGGATCCATCGAGGAGAACGCACGTCAGTTCGGAAACTGCTGGACCGTCCGCGCCCCGGGGCAGCCGCCCATCGTCAGCTTCAGCGACCCCGATGCCATCAAGGTGATCTTCACCGCCGATGTCGACGAGGTCCACGGTGGCGAGGGACAGGCGCCGATCCTCGGCCCGATCCTCGGGTGGAAGTCGGTGCTCGTGCTCGACGGCGCCCGCCATCGACGCGAGCGCCGTCTCCTCATGCCGCCGTTCCACGGCGAGCGCATGCACCTCTACGGTCTCATGATGCGCGGGATCACCGACCGCGTCATCGACCGCTGGCCGCTCGGCCAGCCCTTCCCGGTCCATCGCGAGATGCAGACGATCACGC is part of the Deltaproteobacteria bacterium genome and encodes:
- a CDS encoding TetR/AcrR family transcriptional regulator, with the protein product MRPVTRRRRGWASRGGRGRSPPRRAVSRSSLVRPSHLDSSPRICLDSSPMLARREQNRNHQRARIVEAARRLFARRSVDEVTMAEVAADAGVARATVFNHFGSKHALMEAITEDVIAHYQGMLRNALADTTTSTPVLVRALFEQMGAGIEEDQRFYRGVFREIAKIRLGLDEGGLGEQAGRAALELLVKLLARGQERGDLSRALRAEDLASAFDSLVNGTITHWLYGDAAEPLKERMKRAADVFLGAAAVGPTAGRSARRPTLAPRRPRRRA
- a CDS encoding redoxin domain-containing protein, coding for LSVSELRELLGRLRPTVRVVMLMSQCYSGAFAHLVSLHPPDPPAGNLCGYFSSTADRPAYGCYPENRGKENVGHSFHFIQALATLRRFPDAHAQVLVRDATPDVPLRSSDAYLDDLLRRKAAESGTEPTALVDGLLREAWRDKAAWEPEIRLLDRIGHAFGCFSPRSLAELDGMQAVDITDKLKTYKSAWETSLRSLAGENLDRFIAASADWKERTQPERVAALDAAGTRALARALLTDLTAYTDGDATTARRLAVLRKKTEVAEAASYRMEVRLGVVLRMRAILTAVAGRVYLATHGTPEERAAYEALVRCENLDLGPGEGPLPLVTAAVAEPFPPYEDDVRLAAKVLPAWMGIRFKQAEAETREHHRLEAGAVAVEAVYPDSPAEAAGVQVGDVILGPPGAPFKENQQIREWTMLSKIGEPAPLLVLRGDRQLRVTLAPKPYPLQWTTAAGPPKVDAPAPPVTLTSYRGSVPPRLADGNAHLLFFWATYCGPCKASLPEVLAFERERHTQVIAVTDELREQLDAFFKKFDRPFPETVAMDEYRKAFLAFGVSGTPTFVLLDGAGKVRSYATGYTPEKGLGVAGWSWTKPAPAGG